The window TTACGAGGACACCGATCTGAAGATGCCTCCCAAGAGCCGGCTGCCAGACGCTGTGATCAAGGATGTTTCCGACTGGGTCGCCATGGGAGCGCCCTGGCCCCGGGAGGCGGTGGCGTCTTCGGCCAAGGGGGAGAAGTTCGATCTCGAGGAGCGACGCCTCAAACATTGGGCCTGGCAGCCGGTGGCACCGCGACGCCTGCCTCAAGGCATGGCTCCGGGTTCCTTTCTTTCGGGAATCGATGCATGGATTGCCGTGCGTCATCGGGAGCTCGGGTTGAAAGCCGCTCCGCTCGCCGACAAGGCGGTCCTGTTGCGGCGGCTCTCATTCGATCTCATCGGGATGCCGCCCACGCGCCAGGAACTGGAGGCCTTTCAGGCCGATGCTTCGCCGAATGCGTGGGAAAAGCAGGTGGATCGTCTGCTCGCTTCGCCGCACTTTGGGGAGAGGTGGGCGCGGCACTGGCTCGACTTGGCCCGCTATTCCGAAACCCTTGGGCATGAGTTCGATTATCCGCAATACAACGCCTGGCGCTACCGCGATTACCTCGTGCGCTCGTTCAATCAGGATCTTCCCTACGCTCAATTGGTCACCGAGCACGTCGCCGGGGATCTGATTTCGCCGCCGAGATGGAATGCGGCGGAACATTTCAACGAATCGATTCTGGGCACTTCGATTTATTGGCTCGGTCAACGGGAGCATTCCCCGGTGGACATCCGCGTCCACCAGGCCGAAGTGGTGGACAACCAAATCGACGTTCTCACGAAATCCTTTTTGGGGGTCACAGTGGCGTGCGCGCGCTGTCACGACCACAAATTCGACGCCATCAGCACCCGGGATTATTACGCCTTGTTCGGCATCTTGGGCAGTTCGCGCTATTCGCAAGCGTCGATCGATCCGGCGGATCTCAATGGCGGTGCGATTGAGAAGGCTGCTGCCGCGAAGTCCTCCTTGCGGGCGAGTGTCGCCCAGGCTTGGGTGGAGAAGCTAGGCTCGCTTCATGTGTCCAACCTCGTGGCCCTGGCTGGGGCGGGGGATCCCGTTCACGCTCCCGGGTCGCTTCGTCCAAGCGATCGACTCTTCGTCGATTTCGGAACGGCTTCGGCCCCGGGTTGGTTCCCCGAAGGTGAAGCCCTGGCGGCGGGATTGGCCAAGCCTGGCGATTTTGTTCCCGGATCGAGCAATCGACCGATCGCCTCCCTGGTTTCCAAACCCCAGATTCATAGCGGCGTTCGAGGACGGCGGCTTCAGGGCGTGCTGCGTTCCCCCACGTTCGAGCTCAGTCATCCGTACGTTCATATCCTCGCGGCGGGGAGAGGCACGCGAGTGAGCTTGCCCGTCCACAATTTCACCATGATCCGTGATCCCATTTACGGAGCGCTGCGCAGGCCCATCGCCTCCGAGTCCGCGCATTGGATCACGATGAACGTGGGCATGTGGAAGGGGCTGCAAGGGTATCTTGAGTTTTGCGACCTCACCACGCCGGACCTCGCCGATGATGTCCAGCGCGAGCGCCTGAGTCCTGAAGGCTGGTTCGCCGTCCATCGCATCGTTTTCTCGAACGAGTCCAGCCCGCCGCCGTCCACCAGTCCGGAATCTTCGCTGGAACCGGAGGCGCTTCGCACCCGTCTGATTTCCATCGCGCGGAAGTGGGGATCCCGGGCTGAAGTTGTGCCGGACGAACTCCGCTCTCTGGCCGTCGCTTTGGATCGGGGGATTTTGAACTTTGAGCCGGGAGCTTTGCCCGCCCGGGCGAGTGCGGACTTGGCCGAATGGGTTCGCCTCGAGAACAACCTGGTGGAACCGCGCCGGTCCAGCGCTTTGGTGGAAGGGACGGGCTTGGACGAAAAAGTGTTCGTGCGCGGGAATCCGAAGACACCCGGCGAACTCGTTTCCCGTCGGTTTCTCGAGGCCTTGGGCGGAACCGCCAAGCCTCCCATGCGCGAAGGCAGCGGCAGGCTCGATCTGGCGCGCCACATGACGGATCCCGCGAATCCGCTCTTCACGCGGGTCCTGGTGAATCGCGTTTGGCTGCAACTCTTCGGCCGCGGCATCGTGCCGACCCCGGACGATTTTGGGGTGCTCGGCCAGCCGCCGTCTCACCCTGAATTGCTGGATTGGCTGGCGGACTGGTTCCGGACTGAAGGAGGAGGATCGATCAAACAGCTCCTGCGCCTGATGGCGCTTTCGGAGGCCTACCGAAGATCGAGCGCCACGCACGACGTGGCGACCGAGGCGAAGGATCCCATGAACCTGACCTGGCATCGCATGCCGATCAAACGGCTTCAAGGCGAGGCCATTCGAGACAGCATGCTGACGCTTTCCCGGCGGCTGGACCGGGCCATGTACGGCACGCCGGTTCCGATTCATCTCACCGATTTCATGGAGGGGCGCGGGCGTCCATCCCGCAGCGGGCCGTTGGACGGTGGCGGAAGGCGCAGTGTCTATGTGGAGGTGCGCCGGAATTTTGTTTCGCCGATGATGCGAGCCTTTGACACGCCGGTGCCGTTTACCACCGTGGGACTGCGCACCGTTTCGAACGTTCCCGCTCAATCCCTGATTCTCATGAACGATCCTTTCGTCGTGGCGCAGGCGCGGGGTTGGGCGGCCCATGTATTGTCGCGAGGGAGGATGGCGGACACGGAGAGGATAGCGTTCCTTTATGAGGAGGCTTTCAGCCGCCGTCCAACCCCTGAGGAACGAGACCGGGCGTTGAGATTTCTTACGGAGCAGCGGGCGGATTCCGGCGGCGTCGTGTCCCACGCGGGGGACGACGGAGCGGCTCGCGGAGCCAAAGTCGAACTGGCGGCCTGGTCAGATTTGTGCCACGTTCTGTTCAACGTCAAAGAGTTCATTTTCATTCCCTGACCATGAATTTGCATGCCTATCCATGCCAGCGGCGCGGGCCTCAACCCCTGACCCGCCGGGAGATGTTGCAACGTTGCGCCAACGGTTTCGGGGGACTGGCGCTGGCCGGGTTGCTGAGTGAAACCGGGAATCTATTGCGCGCGGAAACGGGCGGGGCGTCTGCTCCGAATGCCATCGGGATGCGCCCTTCGCATTTCGCGCCCAAGGCTCGGAATGTGATTTTCCTCTACATGGATGGCGGCCCCTCCCAAGTGGACACCTTCGATCCGAAGCCCCGGCTGAATCGCGAACATGGCAAGCCCTTCGGGTTGAAGATGGAGCCGACGCAGTTCAACAACAATGGCAATACCTTCGGCTGTCCGTGGGAATTCAATCGGCACGGACAATCGGGCCTGCCGGTGAGCACACTTTTTCCGCATGTCGCGGGTTGCGCCGACGATTTGTGTGTGATCCGTTCCATGACCGCGAATTTCTCGGAACACACGAACGCAAATTACTTCCTGCATACCGGCCTGGGCCTTTCCGGTCGTCCCAGCGTCGGAGCCTGGGTGAGCTACGGCTTGGGCAGTCAGAACCGGAACTTGCCCGGATTTGTCGTGCTCAATGGCGGGTTGATCCCGCCTGGCGGTCTTGAGAATTTTGGAAGCGGATTTCTTCCTGCGACGTTTCAAGGATCGGTCTTCAAGGCCGGACTCAAGCCCGTCGCCAACATTCAACCCCTTGAGTCGTCCTCGCGGCGGCAGCAGGACAAACTCGCCCTGATGCGCGAGCTCGATCAGACCTGGGTCGATCGCCTCGGGCCTGTTGACCATGTGGAGTCCGCCATCGCCAATTATGAACTCGCGTTCCGCATGCAGGCGGCGGTGCCCGAGCTGATGGATATCCGCGGCGAATCGCCCGCCACACGCGCCTTGTATGGACTCGACGCGCCCTATGATCACACGCGCACCTTCGGGTTGCAGTGCCTGATGGCAAGGCGGTTGACCGAGCGCGGGGTGCGATTCATCGAATTGACCTGTCCGCCCGCCGGAGGAGATCGCTGGGATCAACATGGGGGATTGAAGGCGGGTCATCAGAACAACGCGCGCGCGGTGGATCAACCGATCGCGGGTCTGTTGCGGGACCTGAAATCACGGGGACTGCTGGATCAAACGCTCGTGCTGTGGGCGGGAGAATTCGGACGGACGCCCTTCGCCCAGGGATCCGACGGGCGCGATCACAATCCATTCGGTTTTTCCGTCTGGCTCGCGGGAGGAGGGGTGAAGGGTGGCTTGGCTTACGGAGCCACGGATGATTACGGTTACAAGTCCGTGGAGAACATCGTGCATATGCATGATCTGCACGCGACGATGCTCCACTTGCTGGGCATCGATCACACCAGGCTGACTGTGAGGTTCGGCGGACGCGACATGCGGCTGACGGACGTTCACGGGGAGATCGTCCATTCGATTCTTGCCTGAGGGCGTATTTGAGTTCCCCCTTCCCCGAGAACCCTGACGCCGAGCGGCCGGCCCGGCTGTCGTTGCCCGCCCGGGTGGTGGTGGTCCTCTTGATTTCGGCGGCCTTTTTCTCGGGAGTGGCGATTTGGGCCGGGCAGTTTGTGCAGCAGCGCGATCTCGCCACACCGTTTTGGCTGCGTCCTGCGGTTCTGGTTCACGGAGCTTTGAATCCCGTGCTCTGCGCGCTTTTCGGATGGCTGGTGTGCCAGCATATGCGGGCTGGATGGCATTTCCGCATCAACGTGCCGACGGGTGTGGTGATGGAGGTTGTCTTTGCGGGTTTGGTCGTGAGTGGAGCGGTGCTTCAGTATTGGGGATCGGAACATCGCGACACGGTGGTCTGGGCGCATCGTGTTTTGGGACTGATGCTTCCGGTGGGTCTCGGCATCCATTGGGCCGTGGGTTTGAAGTGGGCCAAGTCGATTCGTTGATGCGCCTTGATTTTTGGGGGGGGTAACCGGGATGCTCTGCCGGTGGAAAGTCCGGGTCAGCCGCTCACCTTAACGGTGGAAGAGGTTCAGGCGTTGCAAAAGCGCCTGGCCGATGTCCGCCACAACATCAACAATCATTTGGCCCTCATTGTGGCGGCAAGTGAGTTGCTGGCGCGCAAGCCGGATGCGGCGATTCGCGTGACCGCCGCATTGAAGGATCCTCCCGACCGGATTGCGGACGAATTGCGGCAGTTTCAATCTGATTTCGAGAAGGCTCTGAGGCTCGTAGCGGAATAGTTCTCAGGCTGTGGAGTTGTAACCGCTTGGCCGGCGGAAGCGTCTAGGCCTCCTGATGCCGATGCGCCCGTCGCCGTCGTGTTCGCTTGATCCTTCCGTCCAACGGATGCGCCCTGGGTTTTTCTTGATTCGGGACTTGGCCGCGCCGCTCGTCCCCCTCTCGTGCGGTGAGAGCCTGGGCTGCGCCCTTGTTTTTCTCCCATCGACATGGATGGGGTCAGACGCGCCGGAAAGTCGTTCCTCTTCCGAGGATGAATTGAACCTCATCGAGAGCGTCCTGGCGGGTGATCCCCAACCTTTCGAAGTGTTGCTGAGACCCCATTTGCCGCGGTTGTTTTCGATGGCCAGGCGATATGCGAGACGGGAAGTCGAGGCGCAGGATTTGGTCCAAGAGATCCTGCTCAAAGTTTATCAGAAACTTCCCGGTTTTCGGCGGGAGGCGCCCTTCGAGTATTGGCTGATGCGGATCGCCGTGCGCACGTGTTACGACTACTTGCGGGCCTGCCGGCGACGCCGGGAGCAGAGTTGGACCGATTTGGATCCCGAGTCGGCCGGACTCGTGGAGAAGTTTCATGCGGCGGAGGGATCGGGGGATTCCGCCGACACGCAGGAGGCGGTTCGACAGTTGGTGCACCAGGTTCTTGAGCAATTGTCCGCTCCGGCACGTCTGGTCCTGACCTTACAGGAGATCGAGGGAAAGAGTGTGAAAGAAATCGCGGCTTTGACGGGTTGGTCGATTCCCCTGGTGAAGGTGCGGGCATTTCGTGCCCGCGCCGAGTTGAGAAAACGGCTGAGCCGGATGCAGCTCGACCAGTACTTGTAACCCGATTCGCCGCGCTTGCGTCTAGAGATGAGCCTGATGAGAGATCCTGATTCCACGGAGCGAAGGTTTTGGGCGATGGCCCGCCGGTGGCCGTCGAATGACGCGGTGCCTCCGACGTTCGAGAAACGCATGTTGGCGGTGCTGCGGGAGGAACTCCGGCCGGATCCGCTTGAAGCGCTGGCTCGCTCGATCTGGAAGGCCGCGGTCTCTTCGCTGGGGGTGATGGCTGTGAGCGTGGTGGTGTGCTGGTATCTTGATTCCGGCATCGACGGTCGCGGATTGAGCGGGGAGGAGATTGAGACCGCACTCTGGGAGTCTGTGGATTCCCGGGAGGAAACATGGTGACTCCCTGGAAAATCATCGCCGCAAGTTTGATTATTTTCGCGGCGGGAGTGGTGACGGGAGGGTTGACCCTGGCTCTTGGTTCACGATTCGTGGATCGAGGGGAATGGCGGGCCCGTTCCGCGCCTCCCGGGTCCCCCGAGCGCATGGAAGCTCAACAGCGCGACTTGTTGCGCCGGATGGAGCGCCAGCTCAGTTTGAATCCGGAGCAACGAGACCTGGCGTTAGGCATCCTGAGCGAAAGTCATGAGAATTTGCGCCGTGCCTGGCAGGGCGTTCACCCGGCCACACAACAGGAGTATCGGAAGATGCGCGCACGGCTGCGGGATATCCTCAATCCCGAGCAACAACGGAAGTTCGATGAATCGTCCAAAACCCGGCCCAAGGCTCACCCCGATCGAGGGTTTCGTGACGGGCCAAGGCGAGGTCCTGTTTCTGGTCCCGAGCAAGGAGACGTTGGTCCAGATGGACCTCCGCGTCACTCGAACGCCGATGGGCGGTAAGCGGGGCGGCGCCCGAGGATCCCGAAGCTCTTCCTGGCTCTCCTCGCCCGCGGATGAAGAACTTTGGAAACCGTATCGGTTGTCCGTAGTGTAGCGCAGGCTGCCCAGCCTGCCGTATCGCCGACGGCCCGGCGGGTGAAGAACGAGGGCCTCCCATGCTCTCCACGCGCCGGGTTCCCTTCGTCGCCCCGCAGGTTGGGCAGCCTGCGCTACAGCAGACAGGGCTGTCTGCGTGACCACGACCACCCGGTCACCGACAACCTCTGGATGCCGGGGTGGCGTGGCAAACCTTCAACAGGCTT is drawn from Verrucomicrobiota bacterium and contains these coding sequences:
- a CDS encoding DUF1553 domain-containing protein: MSCKVNGEIRSGRPSHADRRACEFADGPSATRVASEDAFFSRRAPFPTSLRRLWNPRHGRQGFLGSRLWVVALLMCWGRALGETSVSPDQIEFFEKKIRPVLSERCYSCHSAGAEKLKGGLRLDSRDGLLKGGDTGPAFVPGSAATSLLLKAIRYEDTDLKMPPKSRLPDAVIKDVSDWVAMGAPWPREAVASSAKGEKFDLEERRLKHWAWQPVAPRRLPQGMAPGSFLSGIDAWIAVRHRELGLKAAPLADKAVLLRRLSFDLIGMPPTRQELEAFQADASPNAWEKQVDRLLASPHFGERWARHWLDLARYSETLGHEFDYPQYNAWRYRDYLVRSFNQDLPYAQLVTEHVAGDLISPPRWNAAEHFNESILGTSIYWLGQREHSPVDIRVHQAEVVDNQIDVLTKSFLGVTVACARCHDHKFDAISTRDYYALFGILGSSRYSQASIDPADLNGGAIEKAAAAKSSLRASVAQAWVEKLGSLHVSNLVALAGAGDPVHAPGSLRPSDRLFVDFGTASAPGWFPEGEALAAGLAKPGDFVPGSSNRPIASLVSKPQIHSGVRGRRLQGVLRSPTFELSHPYVHILAAGRGTRVSLPVHNFTMIRDPIYGALRRPIASESAHWITMNVGMWKGLQGYLEFCDLTTPDLADDVQRERLSPEGWFAVHRIVFSNESSPPPSTSPESSLEPEALRTRLISIARKWGSRAEVVPDELRSLAVALDRGILNFEPGALPARASADLAEWVRLENNLVEPRRSSALVEGTGLDEKVFVRGNPKTPGELVSRRFLEALGGTAKPPMREGSGRLDLARHMTDPANPLFTRVLVNRVWLQLFGRGIVPTPDDFGVLGQPPSHPELLDWLADWFRTEGGGSIKQLLRLMALSEAYRRSSATHDVATEAKDPMNLTWHRMPIKRLQGEAIRDSMLTLSRRLDRAMYGTPVPIHLTDFMEGRGRPSRSGPLDGGGRRSVYVEVRRNFVSPMMRAFDTPVPFTTVGLRTVSNVPAQSLILMNDPFVVAQARGWAAHVLSRGRMADTERIAFLYEEAFSRRPTPEERDRALRFLTEQRADSGGVVSHAGDDGAARGAKVELAAWSDLCHVLFNVKEFIFIP
- a CDS encoding DUF1501 domain-containing protein; translation: MLQRCANGFGGLALAGLLSETGNLLRAETGGASAPNAIGMRPSHFAPKARNVIFLYMDGGPSQVDTFDPKPRLNREHGKPFGLKMEPTQFNNNGNTFGCPWEFNRHGQSGLPVSTLFPHVAGCADDLCVIRSMTANFSEHTNANYFLHTGLGLSGRPSVGAWVSYGLGSQNRNLPGFVVLNGGLIPPGGLENFGSGFLPATFQGSVFKAGLKPVANIQPLESSSRRQQDKLALMRELDQTWVDRLGPVDHVESAIANYELAFRMQAAVPELMDIRGESPATRALYGLDAPYDHTRTFGLQCLMARRLTERGVRFIELTCPPAGGDRWDQHGGLKAGHQNNARAVDQPIAGLLRDLKSRGLLDQTLVLWAGEFGRTPFAQGSDGRDHNPFGFSVWLAGGGVKGGLAYGATDDYGYKSVENIVHMHDLHATMLHLLGIDHTRLTVRFGGRDMRLTDVHGEIVHSILA
- a CDS encoding sigma-70 family RNA polymerase sigma factor gives rise to the protein MGSDAPESRSSSEDELNLIESVLAGDPQPFEVLLRPHLPRLFSMARRYARREVEAQDLVQEILLKVYQKLPGFRREAPFEYWLMRIAVRTCYDYLRACRRRREQSWTDLDPESAGLVEKFHAAEGSGDSADTQEAVRQLVHQVLEQLSAPARLVLTLQEIEGKSVKEIAALTGWSIPLVKVRAFRARAELRKRLSRMQLDQYL